The genomic interval GATTTTCCAGCGCTTCAAACATCTGCAGTAGTTCGGGCTTCGCCTTTCCAAATCCTTTGTGGCACCGCATACCGAATTTATGGTTGTAATCCAAAAATTGGGTTACCAGAAAACGTTCCAGGGCATCCTCGTTGGGAAATTGTTCTTTGCGTTTGACGTAGCGTTTGATTTCCTTGTTAAATCCTTCGATGAGATTTGTGGTATAAATACTGGAACGGATGGATACCGGGAAATCATAGAACGTTAATAAGCGATCCTGTCTCATCACTGCGTCGACAGCGCGAGGATACGTTTTGTGCCATTTATTTTGAAATTGGTCCAGGGCACTAAGAGCTTGCTGGCGGTCCTCAGCTTCGTAAATAGCCTTGAAATCATCCAGAATAGCCGCACGATCTTTCACACGAACTTTGTTAGCGATATTGCGGGAAACATGGACACAGCACACCTGATGTTTGGCTTTTGGGTAGACACGATGCAAGGCATCTGTCATGCCGTTCAAGCCGTCCGAAATAAAGAGAAGGACATGTTCAACACCGCGTTCAGATAAGTGCTGTACCAACTCCTCCCACACATTGGCGGATTCCGTTGGGGCAATGGTAAAGTCCAGTACTTCTTTGCCGCCATCTTCTGCAATGCCAATGGCAATATAGACCGATTCTTTTTCAACGCTTTGACGACGAATCGGGATCTGGGTGGCATCCAGATAAATGCACACATAACGTCGCTCCAGGGTTCGCTCATGGAATGCCTGAACATCTTCTGACACAAGCTGTGTCAGATTTGAAACGGTCTGTTTGGAATAATGTTGACCATACATTTTTTCGATCAAATCAGCAATTTCATCCGTCGTTATGCCCTTTTCGTACAAATGGATTACAAATTGTTCCAGCGTGTCGTTAGAACGTTTATAAGGCGCCAGCGTTTGTTGCTGAAAGGAACCGTTGCGGTCTCTGGGAATATGCAGCTCAAGGCTGCCGTATTCCGTTTTGAACGTTCGGTCATAGAACCCGTTACGGGAATTACCGGAGTTAACGCCGGCCTGCTCATAAGGCTCATAGTCCAGGAAAGCCGTTAATTCGTGTTTTAAAAGCTGATTGATGGCTGTTTCCAAGTGATGGCGAAAAATTTCTTCAATATCCTGCTTTTGGGCTAGTCCTTCTAGCAAATCTGTAGTAAGATGACTCATAGGGAAGACCTCCTGTGGGTTTTGTGTGCTAACTC from Lentibacillus cibarius carries:
- a CDS encoding IS256 family transposase; translated protein: MSHLTTDLLEGLAQKQDIEEIFRHHLETAINQLLKHELTAFLDYEPYEQAGVNSGNSRNGFYDRTFKTEYGSLELHIPRDRNGSFQQQTLAPYKRSNDTLEQFVIHLYEKGITTDEIADLIEKMYGQHYSKQTVSNLTQLVSEDVQAFHERTLERRYVCIYLDATQIPIRRQSVEKESVYIAIGIAEDGGKEVLDFTIAPTESANVWEELVQHLSERGVEHVLLFISDGLNGMTDALHRVYPKAKHQVCCVHVSRNIANKVRVKDRAAILDDFKAIYEAEDRQQALSALDQFQNKWHKTYPRAVDAVMRQDRLLTFYDFPVSIRSSIYTTNLIEGFNKEIKRYVKRKEQFPNEDALERFLVTQFLDYNHKFGMRCHKGFGKAKPELLQMFEALENQA